The region CCGGTAATGTCGAGATAAAATTCATCAATGCTTGCTTTCTCCACTACAGGTGCTTTTTCCTGAATTATTTCAGTGATCGTATGGGAATATTTAGAATACAATTCCATGTCGCCTTTCATCACTTTGGCTTGTGGACACAGCTTCAGTGCCATATGGATTGGCATAGCTGAACGCACCCCAAAACGGCGTGCTTCGTAGGAGCAAGAGGCCACCACACCACGGTCACCACCGCCAATAATCAAAGGGATACCTTCTAATTGAGAGTTAGTAATTCTTTCGCAGGAGACGAAAAAAGTATTCATGTCGAGATGTACAATTGCCCTTGTCATATTCTTTAATTTGTAGGTTACAAAATTAGTATAGATACTAACAATTATATGTACATTTGTAGTTACAAATTGTAACAATATTATTATGTCGTTATTTTCAGATAATATCAGAGCATTGCGGGTAAGGGATAAAATCTCTCAGGAAAAATTAGCCGAGCACTTGCAAATTACCAGGGGTCGGTATGTCAAATATGAAGACGGTACCTCGGAAGCTCCTTATGATATCCTAAAGAAGATCGCTTATCATTTTCATATCAGTATTGATTTACTATTGTCAGTAGACGTTCGTAAAATTGATGTTCAAGATTTGATTAATTTAGAAAACAACCGACTTATTCTACCCATCCAAGTGGACCAGAATGGGAATGATAGTATAGAGATTGTTACTGAAAAGGTAAAGGCGGGCTATCTTACAGGTTATTCAGATCCGGAATATATTGAAAGCCTGCAACAGATTTCATTGCCTTTTTTGGGTTCCGGGAAACATCGTGGTTTTCCGGTAGAGGGTGATTCAATGCCACCGCATGAGGATGGTTCTATTATTGTGGGACGCTATGTAGAGCATATCGGTGAAGTACAAGATGGCAGAACTTATATCCTGATTACTAAAAATCAAGGGATGGTGTATAAGCGTCTTAATAAGAACAAAAAGAATGCATTGGTTTTAGAATCAGATAATCGGTTTTATCCTAACTATGAAGTTAAATTTTCTGAAATTCTCGAAATATGGGAATACCAATGTAATATTGGACGGACTGACAGTAAGCAGCCTGTAACCGAAATGGAAAGTTTGAAAGAAATTTTATTGGAGTTGAAAAGAGAGGTTCAGGATTTGAAATTTAGGGGGTAGTAGAGGCTGTGTCAGGAGATTTCGGAGAGCTTGGTAAATGGTAAAGTGGAAAAGCATCCTTAGATGCTATTTCTATTGTTATTCATTTTTTAAAAGTTCCTCAGCTTTTTCTAATCCAACTAAAAAATTATCGCTTTTTGAATTTACCCGATACAGACTATATAATATTGATATATATTCTTCCTTTAAATTTTCTGATAGTTTTTTGCAAATGATAAATACAAGGTTTTGTTCAAAAGAATTCCATTTTGTTCTACTATTCCAACTATTGTATTTCTAATATACCCAGATTCATCAAACTCTATTGATTCTTCGCATATATTGGCATTTTCTGTCCAGTAATAACTTTTTAATTCTGCTGCTTTTTTTTTTGCGACCATAATTATATTTTTTGGTTATATTCGTAATGTACAAAATCTCGGTATGTGCTATTGAAGGTTTAGTTCGACATTAGCTATAACGGATTTAGGCAATTTACTTAAGGGAAAGATGGTTTGTCTCCGGCTGGTTTGGCTTTCAGCCTCGGGTTCTATTTGGGATGATTTGCTTCGCCTGTTCGCTAGTCTCGGGTGGTAAATCCGAAGAATGAGCTTAATTTAGTTCCAAACCGGCTGTAATGCCAGAACGTTAGGGCACAGGAAAAAAACCACACGCAAAATGGAACGTTTGGTTTTTCTTGACAAAGGAGCCAAAGCTCAAAAATCAAAAGAGTCATTTTTACTCATGTTATGATGGCACTTTTACAACCTTGATTATAAAATTGAAAAAATGAATAGTAAAAAATACAGCGATCTCCTACTCGACCAAGCTAAAGACTTGATTTGGATGGTTGACCATAAATTACATTTGATTTATGCCAATAAATCCTATCTCAACCTGATGAAGGAAATAATAGGTGTGGAAAAAGAACTAAATACTTCAATTTTACAGGGAGGACTGGGCGAGGGATATATTGAAAAGTGGGAAGCCTACTACCAAAGAGCCCTTTCAGGAGATTCTTTCACAATTGAAGAACAGTTCTTCCACCCATTTAACAACGAGAAACAATATGGACAAATTTCTTTCTTGCCAATAAAAGATGAAGACGGTAATGTCCAAAGTGTAGCTTGTCGAAATACTGATGTAACGAGTATTGTTCAAGAAAATTATCAAGCTAGATTGTTGATGGAGGCTTCATTAGATGTTTTTTGTACTATTGATGAAGGGGGAAATTTTGTTTACGTAAGTGAAGAAGCAAAATCGCATTGGGGATATACAGCAGAAGAGCTTTTAAATACACCCTATGTACGGCTGGTACTAGAGGAAGATATCGGAAAAACAAACAAAATTGCAGAAGCCATTATCGCAGGTGAACAAGTAAAACCTTTTGTTAACCGATACAAAAGAAAAGATGGTAGCATAGCATATAACCTATGGTCTACCCGCTGCGATAGAGATTCCAAACTCATGTATTGTGTAGTAAAGGATGCCAGGGAAACTGTAGAACAAAAGCGACCCTTGGAACAAAATGAAAATCGGTTCAAGGCATTAGTACAGGAAGGATCTGATTTAATTGGCATATTAGATTTAGATGGTAATTACACTTATGTTAGCCCAACAAGTACCTCTATTTTTGGGATAGCTCCTGAAAATTTTATAGGGAAAAATGCTTTCGATTTTATCCATCCGGACGATAGAGAAAAGACCTTGCAGTTTCTACAAAAAATTATTGAGGAAAAAATAGTTAAGGTTGAGCCGTTTCGTTTTCAAAATGGTAAAGGGGAATGGCGTTGGGTTGAAACAGTACTAACCAATATGCTTGACAATATTGATGTAAAGGGCATAGTGGCCAATTCAAGGGACGTAACGGATAAAATTGACACAAAAAAACAATTGGAAGCTAATGAACTGTTTAACCGAACGCTTCTGGAGAGCAGTCCTGATTGTTTAAAAGTAATTGATGCAGAAGGTAGAATCCAGTATATGAATCTCAATGGCCTTTGTTTAATGGAGATTGACGATTTTTCTAAATTTAAAAATAAAGAATGGTGGACGCTTTGGGGTAAGGATAATGAACTGATGATAAAAAATGCGGTAGAAAAAGCACTGCTTGGTGAAACGGTGGAGTTTACAGCATTTTGTCCTACTGCTAAAGGTAGCCCCAAATGGTGGAATGTATTAGTGTCTCCCATAAAAAAAACAGGTGAAAACGGTAAAGAACTGCTTTCTGTATCACGTGACATTACAAAGAAAAAAGAAGAAGAGCAAAAACTAAAATTGCTAAGCAGTGTAATAACCAGCGCCAATGATGCAGTATTAATAACTGAAGCCGAACCATTTGATGAGGCGGGCCATAGAATTATTTATGTAAACGAAGCATTTACAAAAATGACAGGCTACACAGCTGAGGAAGTAATTGGTAAAACGCCACGTATTTTGCAAGGTCCTCATTCAGATTTAGAGGCTTTATCCAGGCTTGGAAGAGCATTGCGTAATTGGGAGGAATATGAAATAACTACCGTTAATTACAAAAAAAATGGCGACGAATTTTGGGTGCATTTTAATGTAACACCTATAGCGGACGAAAGCGGCCGTTACACCCACTGGATAGCCATTGAAAGAGATATAACTGAACAAAAAAACAAAGAGCTGGAACTTGCTTTGTTGGCTGAAATAAGCAAAAATTTTAGTGAAGAAGACAGACTTGAAGATGCCTGTAAAAATGTATGTGAAAGCATACAAGCGTTCGGTAAATTCGATTTAGTTGAAATATGGTGTGTCAATCTGGAGCGAAGTCATCTACAACTATTCAGTCGGACACATATACATAATACTGCCACAATAAATGATAACTCAATTCAAAAGTTTGTTGAAGGAAAAGGTCTTCTTGGAAAAGTTTGGCAACTGAAAGATCGACAAATATGGGATAAGGAAACTATGAATGACCTATTTCTTCGCACAGAATTATGCAAGCAGTTGCAGTTGAATTCAGTTGCTGGTATTCCGCTGCTTTTTCAAGATGAGGTAATTGGCGTTTTAGTTCTGGGTTCTAATCAAGATAGTCGTTTTCTTGAAAAATACAGTAACATTATTCAACGGCTTGAAAGTTTTGTGGCTTCTGAAATTAATCGCAAAAAACTAGAAGGAGACTTAAAACACTTATATGATGCAATTCCTGATATTGTAGGTATTGCCGATATACAATGTAGGTTTTTAAAGATTAATAAGTCCAGCTCAGAGCTGCTTGGGTTCTCTAAAGAAGAACTCCATAAAAACTCTCTAAAGGACATCATCTTTCCAGAAGATTTATTCAAGTTGTCAGAGGTTTTACAATCGTTTCAGAACGGCACCATTAATCAAAGTTTTGAAGCAAGGTTTCTCTCTAAAACCAGTCATTTTATTGTTTTGAATGTGCAATGCGTTTTTAATCCTCAAGAAGAATTAATATACATATCGGCCAAGGACATTACAGAAGAAAACAAACTGAGAAATCTGAATACACAAACCAACAAAATAGCTAAAATAGGTTCATGGGAAGTAGATTTTGAACAGGACAAAGCTTTTTGGTCTGATATGGTACACCAGCTACACGAAACCGATTCGAAAAACTTTTCACCTGATCTTGCTATGTCTCTCAATTTCTACCGTGAAGATTTTCGTCCTATGATTACCAATTTGATCAGCAAAAGCATAGAAGACGGCTCAGACTTTGATTTTGAAGCAGTAATTGTTACAAATAATAAAAGAGAGCGATGGGTAAGAGTTATTGGAAAAGTGGAAAGGTTTAATGGAGTCGCCAAACGAATTTCAGGCAGTTTTCAGGATATCCATGATAAAAAAGTGGTAGAAAAACAATTAGTTCAGGCACTTAATGATAAAAACAGAATTTTAGAACGCATAACAGAGGCATTTGTTGCCTTAGATAGCAATTGGTGCTATACATATATGAATAAAAAGGCGGGAGAAATTTTCAATCGAAACCCACAAGAAATGATTGGTAAGCATATCTGGACAGAATTTCCTGAGGGACTGAATCAGCCTTTTCATTTAGCTTACGAGAGAGCAATGGAAACTCAAAAATATGTACATGTTGAAGAGTATTATGAGCCCTATGATTTATGGTTTGAAAACCACATTTATCCATCTTCCAACGGACTGTCTATTTTCTTTAGAGATATAACCGAAAGAAAACGAAGTGAAGAACAATTAACAAAAGCATATCAAGAAAAAAATAATATTCTGGAAAGTATTGGTGATGCGTTCTTTACTGTAAGTAATGACTGGATAGTTACCTATTGGAACAAACAGGCTGAAAAGTTTTTAGGGCTTGCTAAGGAGTCAATACTTGGAAAAAATCTTTGGGAAGCTTATTCTGATGCTATTGATTCTGATTTTTACCGACAATATCACTATGCGATGGAGACCGGAGAAACGGTACGTTTTGAAGAGAAATATGAAACATTGGGTAAATGGTTTGAAGTGAATGCTTATCCATCTTCAACTGGTCTTTCCATTTATTTTACAGATGTTACCCTTAGAAAAGAAGCTGATGAACGTTTAATACAAGCCAACGAGCGTTTTGAAAAAGTCACAGAGGCAACCAATGATGCCATATGGGATTGGGATATAGCAAATGATCAATTTTATAGATCTGATAATATTCATAAGTTCTTTGGCAAAACAACTTCAAAAGAGTTAAAGAAGGAGCAATTTTGGAAGGAAAAATTTCATCCGGATGATATCCAAAAGTTAAAAGAAAGTATCGAAAGATCAATAATTGACCCAAAAATAAATCGTTGGGAAGCAGAGTATAGAGTAATTGATGATAATGAAAATATTGTTTATGTCATCGACAGAGGATTAATTATAAGGAAAAATAAGGGTAAAGCTATCAGAATGATAGGTGCAATGACTGATGTTTCTGAAAGTAAAAGACAAGAAGAAAAGTTATTAGCAATCAATCAAAAATTGGAGACTCAAACTAAAGAACTGCAAAGATCTAATGAAGAACTGGAGCAATTCGCTTTTATAACTTCTCATGATTTGCAGGAACCACTCAGGATGATCACTAGTTTTATGGATCAATTGAAAAGGAAATATGCGGATCAACTTGATGATAAGGCACTACAATACATTCATTATGCCACTGATGGAGCCAAGCGAATGAAACAAATTATACTGGATCTATTGCTTTATTCCAGAGCCAACAGCCCTACTGAGCAAAAAGAACCTATAAAGCTGAATGAAATATTATCAGAGTTTTTACTTCTAAGAAGAAAGTTAATAGAAGAAAAGAATGCTATAATAAGTTATGATGACCTTCCTGTTTTGGTCACTTATAAGGCTGCTGTTACACAAATTTTCCATTGCTTATTGGATAACGCATTAAAATATTCTAAAGAGAATATGCCACTAATTATAGATGTTAGTGTAAGAGAAAAAGGTGATTTCTATGAGTTTGCGATAAAGGACAATGGTATAGGGATAGATGAAAGATTTTATGAAAAAATATTCATAATTTTCCAAAGATTACATAACAGGAAAGATTATGACGGGACAGGCATTGGATTGTCTGTAACAAAGCGTAGCGTGGAGTTTCTTGGAGGTGAAATTAGGCTTGAATCAACAGTGGGAGAAGGGACAACGTTTTATTTCACAATTTTAAAAACTAAAAATTAGACACTATGAATACAAAAAATTTGAAATTAGCACATATTCTTCTTGTAGAGGACAATGAGGGTGATGTTTTACTCACACTCGATGCTTTTGAAGAGAGTAAGTTTCAAACTCAGGTCAGTGTGACTAGAAATGGACAAGAGGCATTAGACTTCCTTTATTGTAAAGGGGATTTTTCAGAAGCGCTAAAACCCGACTTGATTCTTCTGGATATTAACATCCCAATATTGAGTGGTCATGAAGTGTTGGCCATAATTAAGGAAGATGAATACTTAAAAAAAATTCCTGTCATCATGCTGACCACATCTTCTTGTCAGGGGGATATAGAAAAGGCATATAATAAATATTGCAACAGTTATATTCAAAAGCCTTTGGAAATGGAAGAATTTGTCAAGGCAGTTCTAAAAATTGAAGAATTTTGGCTTCAGCTAACAACACTTTCTAAATGAAAAAATATCAAGAAATCAAAAGAACATTATCTGTGCTTGTTCTAGAGGATAATGATGGTGATTTTGTATTAATTGAAGATTACCTTATAGAAACATTTAGAACTGTTCAAATAAAAAGATGTAAGACTTTTAGTGATTATAAAGAATTTACAGATAATCCAACGAAAGATAACATTAACTTAATACTTCTGGATTTACATTTACCTGACTTATCAGGTTTAGAGTTAATTCAAAAAATAATTGCGGAGAATGTGCAGGTGCCCGTTATCATTTTAACGGGTTATACCGATCTTTACTTAGCTAAAGATAGTCTTAAACTAGGGATAGATGATTTTTTGGTTAAAGATGAAGTAACACCCAGTATTCTTCATAAGAGTATTGAATTTGCATTTAGTAGAAGTCAATATGTTATGCATATCGAAGCACAAAATGAAAAACTCAGGAAAATTGCATGGACACAGTCTCATGTAGTGAGAGCCCCTTTAGCACGGATATTGGGTATTATCAATTTGATTGAAACCGAGAAAGAGAAACTCGATGATTTGATGTTTTGGCTAAAGCAACTTAGAATTTCATCTAATGAAATGGATGCTGTTGTAAAAAAGATCACAGAAGAAGCTCAAGAAATCCAATTGAATAACAATGTTGAATAAAACGATATACATAATTGATGACGATCCGATTGTTCGTTTTATCATTGAAAAAATGATGAGTAAAATGGATCGTACTTTGATATTTATTCATTGTGAAAACGGCAAAGTTGGTTTGGAAAAATTAAATGGGCATCAAGGAGAATTTTCCAAATGTATTATTCTTTTAGACCTAAACATGCCTATGTTGGATGGGTGGGGATTTTTAGATGAAATACAATCACGACAGCTTAATGATTACAAAAATGTAGCCTTGTATATTTTGTCATCATCTACAGACAAACCAGATATTGA is a window of Flavobacterium acetivorans DNA encoding:
- a CDS encoding XRE family transcriptional regulator, whose translation is MSLFSDNIRALRVRDKISQEKLAEHLQITRGRYVKYEDGTSEAPYDILKKIAYHFHISIDLLLSVDVRKIDVQDLINLENNRLILPIQVDQNGNDSIEIVTEKVKAGYLTGYSDPEYIESLQQISLPFLGSGKHRGFPVEGDSMPPHEDGSIIVGRYVEHIGEVQDGRTYILITKNQGMVYKRLNKNKKNALVLESDNRFYPNYEVKFSEILEIWEYQCNIGRTDSKQPVTEMESLKEILLELKREVQDLKFRG
- a CDS encoding PAS domain S-box protein, with translation MNSKKYSDLLLDQAKDLIWMVDHKLHLIYANKSYLNLMKEIIGVEKELNTSILQGGLGEGYIEKWEAYYQRALSGDSFTIEEQFFHPFNNEKQYGQISFLPIKDEDGNVQSVACRNTDVTSIVQENYQARLLMEASLDVFCTIDEGGNFVYVSEEAKSHWGYTAEELLNTPYVRLVLEEDIGKTNKIAEAIIAGEQVKPFVNRYKRKDGSIAYNLWSTRCDRDSKLMYCVVKDARETVEQKRPLEQNENRFKALVQEGSDLIGILDLDGNYTYVSPTSTSIFGIAPENFIGKNAFDFIHPDDREKTLQFLQKIIEEKIVKVEPFRFQNGKGEWRWVETVLTNMLDNIDVKGIVANSRDVTDKIDTKKQLEANELFNRTLLESSPDCLKVIDAEGRIQYMNLNGLCLMEIDDFSKFKNKEWWTLWGKDNELMIKNAVEKALLGETVEFTAFCPTAKGSPKWWNVLVSPIKKTGENGKELLSVSRDITKKKEEEQKLKLLSSVITSANDAVLITEAEPFDEAGHRIIYVNEAFTKMTGYTAEEVIGKTPRILQGPHSDLEALSRLGRALRNWEEYEITTVNYKKNGDEFWVHFNVTPIADESGRYTHWIAIERDITEQKNKELELALLAEISKNFSEEDRLEDACKNVCESIQAFGKFDLVEIWCVNLERSHLQLFSRTHIHNTATINDNSIQKFVEGKGLLGKVWQLKDRQIWDKETMNDLFLRTELCKQLQLNSVAGIPLLFQDEVIGVLVLGSNQDSRFLEKYSNIIQRLESFVASEINRKKLEGDLKHLYDAIPDIVGIADIQCRFLKINKSSSELLGFSKEELHKNSLKDIIFPEDLFKLSEVLQSFQNGTINQSFEARFLSKTSHFIVLNVQCVFNPQEELIYISAKDITEENKLRNLNTQTNKIAKIGSWEVDFEQDKAFWSDMVHQLHETDSKNFSPDLAMSLNFYREDFRPMITNLISKSIEDGSDFDFEAVIVTNNKRERWVRVIGKVERFNGVAKRISGSFQDIHDKKVVEKQLVQALNDKNRILERITEAFVALDSNWCYTYMNKKAGEIFNRNPQEMIGKHIWTEFPEGLNQPFHLAYERAMETQKYVHVEEYYEPYDLWFENHIYPSSNGLSIFFRDITERKRSEEQLTKAYQEKNNILESIGDAFFTVSNDWIVTYWNKQAEKFLGLAKESILGKNLWEAYSDAIDSDFYRQYHYAMETGETVRFEEKYETLGKWFEVNAYPSSTGLSIYFTDVTLRKEADERLIQANERFEKVTEATNDAIWDWDIANDQFYRSDNIHKFFGKTTSKELKKEQFWKEKFHPDDIQKLKESIERSIIDPKINRWEAEYRVIDDNENIVYVIDRGLIIRKNKGKAIRMIGAMTDVSESKRQEEKLLAINQKLETQTKELQRSNEELEQFAFITSHDLQEPLRMITSFMDQLKRKYADQLDDKALQYIHYATDGAKRMKQIILDLLLYSRANSPTEQKEPIKLNEILSEFLLLRRKLIEEKNAIISYDDLPVLVTYKAAVTQIFHCLLDNALKYSKENMPLIIDVSVREKGDFYEFAIKDNGIGIDERFYEKIFIIFQRLHNRKDYDGTGIGLSVTKRSVEFLGGEIRLESTVGEGTTFYFTILKTKN
- a CDS encoding response regulator, with protein sequence MNTKNLKLAHILLVEDNEGDVLLTLDAFEESKFQTQVSVTRNGQEALDFLYCKGDFSEALKPDLILLDINIPILSGHEVLAIIKEDEYLKKIPVIMLTTSSCQGDIEKAYNKYCNSYIQKPLEMEEFVKAVLKIEEFWLQLTTLSK
- a CDS encoding response regulator; this translates as MKKYQEIKRTLSVLVLEDNDGDFVLIEDYLIETFRTVQIKRCKTFSDYKEFTDNPTKDNINLILLDLHLPDLSGLELIQKIIAENVQVPVIILTGYTDLYLAKDSLKLGIDDFLVKDEVTPSILHKSIEFAFSRSQYVMHIEAQNEKLRKIAWTQSHVVRAPLARILGIINLIETEKEKLDDLMFWLKQLRISSNEMDAVVKKITEEAQEIQLNNNVE
- a CDS encoding response regulator codes for the protein MLNKTIYIIDDDPIVRFIIEKMMSKMDRTLIFIHCENGKVGLEKLNGHQGEFSKCIILLDLNMPMLDGWGFLDEIQSRQLNDYKNVALYILSSSTDKPDIERSKKYSIVKKFYHKPLSIADITEILDMHIKPAV